ACGCTATAATAGAACAAGTGAATAATTATTGCGAAAAATATGACTTGAATTACGCATCTACACAGATTGAAGGTAACTAGCTGTAACTTTAATAATTTTCTATATTGACATATTGGATACAAGTAGTATAATTTATTATAAGTAAATAAAAATTATGAAGCAAAGGTGCTTTAAACATACTTATGTAAGAGCACCTTTTTTAAAGCAAAGCAGCTTTGTATGGTGAAGCTGCTTTTTCTATTTAGGAGGTGTTAACTTATTATTTTTTAAAATTATTTTTTAAAATTATTTTTTAAATTATTTTTAAATTATTTGATTTTTATGGAGGGGTAAAAATGAAAATAGGAGTTCCAAAGGAAATTAAACCAGATGAATCAAGAGTCGCTATTACACCTGCTGGTGTACATGCTTTTGTAAGCAATGGGCATGATGTATTTATTGAGAAAAATGCTGGGGTTGGTAGCGGTATAAGCGATGAAGAATATTTAAGCGCAGGTGCAAAAATACTTGATACCGCAAAAGAAGTCTTCGACATCTCGGATATGATCATAAAAGTAAAAGAACCACAACCATCAGAATATGATTATTTCAAGAAAGGTCAGGTTCTCTTTACTTATCTTCACTTAGCACCAGATAGGGAATTGACGGATGCTTTGTTAAAGAAAGAAATAATCGGTATAGCATATGAAACAGTGCAAAAAGATGATGGATCTCTTCCATTACTTATACCTATGAGTGAAGTAGCGGGTAGAATGTCCGTTACAATCGGTGCATATCTTTTGGAAAATATCAATGAAGGGCTTGGAGTAGTGTTAAGTGGTGTACCGGGTGTTGAACCTGCTGAGGTCGTAATAGTAGGCGGCGGTACAGTCGGAACAAATGCAGCAAAAGCCGCCGTAGGTATTGGTGCACATGTAACGATTCTTGATGTAAATGCTTCAAGGCTTGCATACCTTGACGATATTTTTTCAGGGAGAGTAACTACACTTATGTCAAATCCCTATAACATAGCACAATATGCTAAAAAAGCAGATTTACTGATTGGTGCAGTATTAATCCCTGGTGCTAAAACACCTAAATTAGTCACAGAGGATATGGTCAAAAACATGAAAAAAGGTGCCGTAATTGTCGATGTAGCAATTGATCAAGGTGGCTCTGTTGAAACTATTGACAGAATTACAACACATGAAAATCCTTATTTTGTAAAATACGGCGTTGTACATTATTCCGTTGCAAATATACCTGGTGCTGTACCAAGGACATCGACATTTGCACTTACAAATGTGACTATACCATATGCACTTCAAATCGCAAATAAAGGCTATAAAAAAGCGCTTCTTGAAAACAAAGAACTTTTAAGAGGACTAAATGTTTATTATGGCAAAGTAACATATAAGGCGGTTGCCGATGCACATGGAATCGAATATTTCGATCCTTCAGAAGTATTAACATAGATTATTTAGGGAGGTATTTATATGAAGAGAATTTCAGTCATATTTGCCATTTTGATTTTACTGTCATTGGTTTTATCCGGTTGTAATAAAACAGCATCATCTGATAATGTAATCAAAATAGGGGCTAATTTTGAACTAACCGGTACCATGGCTGCATACGGTGCTTCATCGATGAACGGAATTAATCTTGCAGTTGATGAAATAAATAATAGTGGAGGAGTACTTGGTAAAAAAATTAAGATTGTGTCAGTTGACAATAAATCAGATGTTGGTGAATCTACCAATGTAGCGACAAAGCTTATAAACCAGGATAAGGTAGTTGCAATAATAGGTACAACAGCAACACCTACAAGTCTTGGTATGGTAAATGTAGTAACAGACAGTAAAATACCTATGATTGCAACAACTGCGACGAATCCCAAGGTTACAGTAAATCCTAATACAGGAAAAGTCAGAAAATACGTTTTTAGAGCTTGTTTTATAGATCCATTTCAAGGTAAAGTAAATGCAGACTTTGCATATAACACATTAAAAGCTAAAACAGCAGTCATTTATATCGATGACAAGAGCGACTTTTCCAAAGGCTTGGCAAAAGTATTCGAAGATAATTTCGTAAAATTGGGCGGAAAAATTCTTGATAAGGAAGCATATGTGCAAGGGGACAATGATTTCCGCTCAACCTTGACAAAAATAAAGGGCGTCAACGCGGATATATTATTTCTTCCTGGACATTATGCAGAAGTTGGAAAAATTATAAAGCAAGCAAGAGAAATGGGTATAAATTCACCTATCTTAGGAGGAGATGGGTGGGATTCACCAGACCTTGTAAAGATAGCTGGTTCATCAGCGATGAATAACACATTTATGTCAAATCATTTTATAGCAAGCGATAATGATCCAAAAGTACAAGACTTTGTCAAAAAATACAAGGATAAATATGGAGTTGAGCCGGATTCAAGGGCAGTTCTTGCATATGATGCTACAAATATTTTAGCTGCTGCCATAAAAAATGCTAATTCAACTAAGGCAGATGACATAGTTAAAGCACTTGAAAATCTAAAAGACTTTGTCGGCATAAATGGTCCCATAAAGTTTGATAAAAACCACGACCCTATAAAAAGCGCAGTTATAGTAGAATTCAAAGATGGCAAACAAATCTTTAAAGCTAAAGTAAATCCATAATGCTTTAAAGATAAGACGAAATTCTCTTTGTAATTAAAGAGTTCGATAAATCGAATTTACGCAAAAAATGCTCACATTATGTGAGCATTTTTTAATCGAAAATATTATACCACTATTGTATGGAATTCCGATCTATATAAGGTCGTTATTTCGAGTGTCATTATCACCCCAATTTTGTCTCAACAGCCTTAAATTTTACTATCTTTCTTTCATCATGTTTCTCTAAGCCATACATCATTAAAGTCGCGGTAAACACAAATGCCCCAAGTATCATCCATCCTGCCTTTATATCTATATATTTCAATGCAATTCCCATTACTAAGGGGCCTACCGTATGGCCTGCGCCTAATATCATAGGTATTACTGCATTCATTCGTCCCCTATGAGAGGCAGGTGTACGGTTCGCTATAAATGGCGATGTACTTATAGCCAAGACTATCTCACCAAGTGTAAAAATAAACGTGGATAAGAAGAAAAATGGTAGTATATCTACAAAGCCTAACATACCGAATCCAATTGTATACAAAATACCACCATATACCATTCGCTTTAATTCATTTGCACCTTCAGTAAGCTTTGTGATTAAGGGTGTAAAAAACATTACGACAATTCCATTTAGCCCTGACATCATACCGAAATACTTCGCCCCTGCATCCTTATATGCTTCCATCACTTGCATAGGCAGCATAAAAGACCATTGTGCATATACGAAATTGTATCCAAATAGGATTAATGCTACATAAATAAGTATAGGCCTTTTCAAGATAACTGATATGATAGAGCCTTCTTCACTCTTTTCAAGAACTCTCTCTTTATCTTCGATACCTTTTTCTGTATTGTGTATAGTCTCTTTAACGAAAAAGATTATAAGGAATAACGCTACAAGTGCCGTTCCTGCATCACCTATAAAAACAAGTGGGAGATGGTTCTTAAAAAGCAGACCACCTACAATTGGGCCTACCGCAAAGCCTGTATTCCATCCCATGTACAATAGTGAATATGCACTTTTTCTATTCTTTGGCGTTGTCATATCTGCAACTAATGAATCATGTGCTGGGTTTGCTGCTGTCATACAGGCTTCTGCTAACATTATAAGGTATACCATAGTCATCGATGGTCCTATAAATCCCGTTATAATGTATAAAATAGCCGCAAAACCATCAAAAACTGCAATGACAATTTTTCTACCATACGTGTCTGCAAGCTTTCCTCCTATTATCGATGCTGGTAAAAATATGAATCCAGATATGCTTATATAAAAGCCTGCAGCTTCCTTTGATAGTCCTATCTTATCTGTCAGTATCAGTGTTAATAATGGCATTACAAAGCATCCTAATGCATTTATAACCTTTGAAATAAATATTATGTAGATCTCCTTTGGAAGACCCATATATGGCTTAAATAATCTTTTTAAATACATCACTTTCCCCCCATTAAATTTAAATTTCTCTTTATTTTATATGGTTCTGAAAGCTAATTACGTATAAAAAAGCCATAGCCCCCATAAAGATAGGTACTCTATGGCTTAATTTTTGGACATGGAACCTCATACAACTCATAAATTGCTAAATAAGCTTACTTGTTGCTCAAAACTTACATATCCTGATTCCATTTCACTCTTAATCAATTCGGATCTGATCCTCTGTTTACCGCCTATCGTATTCCTTAAAACTAGGCTATATATGGTATTGAATTTACTGTATATGCCGGTTTCTTTTAATCCAGTAAAGCAGATAAGCTGTGTTCTGCATTTTTGTGCTAAAGCAAATATCACATCTAAAAGGTACTCAGCAGAGGTAGTTCCGAAAGGATTATCAGCCAAAAGTACCAAAGAGCTTTCCCCATATGATTTTTTGCTCCTTATATAAGAAAGCATTGATATATACATAGCGAAAAAGCATGTATATTTTTCACCACCAGAAAAACTTAATACAGCTTCCCAATTCTCATATCTGCTTAAATTTGGGTTATTCTGCGGCTTAAAAACCCTTACAATACTTTTCTCTAAATCAGTTACAACAGATAGAAGCTTAACAGTCGACATCATATTTTTTATCATTGGATAAAGCACATTCCTGTCACCGCCGGACTTTTCGTGCTCCTTTTTTATGTCTTCAATACATGTTTCAATGTATCTTCTTATTCTCTCAAAATTTAATTCGTCTCCACTGCTTTCTAATCTTATTTGTATCATGTTTTTGTTTGTTCCATTAAATTTAATATTAGACTTTGTGTCAATAGAATTAATTTCATTTAAAACCCTGTCAACATGCTGTTTACATGATACCACCAGCTGCTCTTTTTGCTTATCAGCCTCTATCAAATCATGTTCATATACCTTTTTCAATCTTTCTACAGAATCAAAAATTGCCGAAAACACCTCATTAACACTGTCATATGAATATAATCTCTCATCTCTACCATCGCTAATATTGATAGATGATATAAATTTACTTATGGCATCTTCTGTGCAATTAACAAATTTATTATTCAATTGCTTATATGCATCATCAACAGCCTTCCTCTTTTTGTTTATATTATCCTTAATATCATTATAATGTTTATTTAGCTCTATAAATTTATTTGACAAGCTTTCAGCATCTACCTTATCATATTCCTCTTCAATATGCTCTTCTATATCACTTTTTATAGATGGTATATCGATCATATTAACAGCTAAAAATTCATTAGCTTTGTCACATTGTTTTCTGTATAAATCAATGCCTTCACTTACTTTTTCTAACTTCGCCTTATTTTCACTTTCTCTTCTTTTATAATCCTCCATCATACAGCTTATTTTTTCTACAACGCTATCATCATCTGATTTAAAATCGTGAAAGGGCTCTATACCGTACTTTTTAACTATATCTTCTCTTCTCAACTCTATTCTCTGCTCTATCTTGCCTATCTCTTTGTCAAGCTTATTATATTGGCGTTTTTTTTCATCAATTTTATTATTGAAATCAGATATCAAATCATCAATTAATGAAATTGTTTCATCTGAAACCAGTTTAATTCCTTCTAATTTTGCTTCATCAAGATTTAACTTTTTTAACTGCCTTTCTCGTTTTGCAATTTCAGTTTTGCACATGTCCATATTTTTTTGCAATTCCTCGGTATCACCCGTGATGCCCCTTAATTTCTCCTCAATACCCTTTTTTATTCCTTCCAATTCTTCAATTGTTTTTACTGAAGGATATTCACTGTTAAAGTTATTCGGAATATTTATACTATTTATCTTCTTCAACGTATTATCCTTATCGCGATTTAAACCTTCAATCACATACATAATCTTATTATTTTCTTCTCTTATGTTTTGCAGATTCTCCTCTATCTGATTAAGCTTTTCCTGGTTATCCTCGATAAATCTTACACATTCATTTTCCTGTTTATAAGCATCTTCTATTGATTTATTCTCCTTCATATATTCATTTAATTCATCGATATTTCTCTCATAAATGCCGATATTTTTTTCAATTTCGTTGTTTTCCCGCCTTATCACATCAATTATTCCCTTTAAATTAATAACACGGGTTTTTATTTGTGATAAATTGTCCTTTAAGTCCTCAACTTTATTCTCAATCATTTCTTTATCATAAATTAACTTATCATAGTAATCTTTACTATATTTTTGCAGGAACTTATTTACCACATTTAAAGAGCTTTTGATATCATCAGTGCTTTGGTTCATAAGCTTTATTTCATTTTCTAATAAAGCTGTCTTATTGTTTATATTTTCTTTTAAATCATCGTATTCTGCTTTTGATACGTAAAATCTAAGGCCTTTGTTGTTTATACAATAAACTCCATCACTGATGGCAAGCTCTTTACCATATTCTTTGATGTCATTTTCTCTTATACTATCCCTTGCTATAATTGGAACTATGCTGCTCAATTCTATGCCATTAAATATATCATCATCTTCCATCCTTTTAATCCCATCTCTATCCATGACAATACCAAATGGCAATAACGGACATCCAGATATATACCTCTTCTTAAGAACATCATCATGCAAAAGTGATAAATACTCACTTCCCGTTATTGCATCATATTTATTGTCTTTTAGCAAATTATATACCTTTAGTATATCCGCATCAGGTATGTAAAAATCCTCTGAAAGAAGCATTGCTTTTTGCTTAAATTTTAGATATTCATTCTGGCTATCCCATAATTTTTGTTCGTACTCTTTTTGCTTTATGCTTAAATCTCTCACTGCAGTACCATCAAATATGTTATTAGTACTAATCTCGTATTTTACTAAGTTTTTTAACACTTCCTCATAATCAACATTGTATAAATCAATATCCCTTATTTTATCCTGAAGAAGTCTAGTTTCTTCGTTTATCCTCTGTAAAATCCTCTCTTTTTCTATCTCGCTGTCATTTATCTGATTCTCTATGTCTACTAATTTTTTGTTATTTTCATCAAAACGTTTCTTTAATTCCTTCAAGTCATTTGATAAATTATCTATTGTTACTGACAGGTTTAATACAATTTCTCTATAGCCATATTTATCTACCATCATTTCTGTCTTTTGTTTAAATGATTTTATTAATTGCCTTACCTCACCCAGTTTTACCTTTTTATCATCCAGTTCTTTAGTTGTTTGAATTTTCAATCCATCGAATTCTTTGATTTTATTTTTGTTATTATCTATAACTTCCTTATTTGACAAAATTTTGCCTTCAATATCATTTACCAATGCCATGTACAATTTAAGAAGTGAAAAAAGACATCTATTTAAGTCATAAAGGATTTCCTCATTACTTTTGGTTATACTTTCATATTTTACCTCAGCTTCTGATAATTTTCTGGCATAATCCTTCTTTTCATACAATAAAATGGCACCATAATAATATTTTTTCTCTTCTTCCTTTTCTTTTAATTTTTCTTCTAATAAAGTAATATCGCTCTTTATTTTATCTATCTCTTCTTTTAATTGATATAACTTTTGTTCATCAACAAAAAGGTAATAGGAGTCTTTCCTGCAAGAGAGCAATTTTAATTTATCCTGTATTTCTTCTATTTTTTCATTAACAGCCTTATATAAATCATTATAATGATTGTAGCCGTTTCGTGTAAAATCCCTGTATTTTACAATATCAGAGAGTATTCTATCCTGCATCAAAAGTAAATCTGAATATCCTTTAACCTCTTGTAAAATATTTCTCCCCATATCTAAAAAATCATTATAAAGGTCAATACTACTTTTAAAGTAAGGGATTTGTATTAGATTTTCAGAATACTTATCAAAAATTCGCGAAAGGTCCTCGCTGTCATTTTTATCTTTAAATATTATTTCTTCAACATATGGTACAACAATATTTTCAATGAATTTTCTTGATGTCTTGCTTTTTTCAAAGAACTTTCCAATACCGCCTTCTGTTAAATTAATGGTCCTTATTGTCTCCCATTCCTCTGCATATATGCCAAATGATGACAAATAATCTTGATATCTTGCTCTCTCATCTTTTCTAAAAACCTTTATTTTGTAATCCTTGACTTGATCCAAAAGCTTCCTGAATTCATTATAATCTAATATCAACCTGTCTTGCCCGACAACAGGGATATTCTTAATGTCATAAGGATTTTCACGATTGTAATGGTGAACGAATGTATAATATTTTATATCACCATCATCACCGCTACCTTTAGTCGCACATATGCCTGTCAGTACATAATCATCTTTTATATTGTCAAGTCTCCATTCCACCAAAATGTATGAGGTTCTCCGGCTTCCATCGAAGAAGTGCTCAAACTTTCTCTCATTTCCTAAGTCACAATTTGGTAAAATGCATTGGAGTATAAGCTGCAAAAGTACCGTCTTGCCTCCGCCGTTTGAGAGGTTAAAAAGAGTATTTTGATTATTTAATTCAAAAAGATCATTGGCATATGTTTTTGTACCTTTGTCATAAACCACATTGACGACTCTTATTCTATTTATTGTCGGCATTTAAATCATCCTTTTTGATTCCATTTATGAAATCCATTATTTCCTGTTTTCTATCATCAGCTGTGTAATATGATGTAACCATTCTGTCCATTTTCTCAGTTGTCCTCAAAACCTTGTCTTCTTCTATTATAGCAAGGCCTTGGTCCCTTAAAAAAGCACATACCTTCTTTATAAATGCCATTCTGCTGTTTTTCGTTGATTGAACATTAACCTTTCTCTCATCATACACGATCATACTGTTCCATTTCTGCACGACAGTAC
This portion of the Thermoanaerobacterium sp. RBIITD genome encodes:
- the ald gene encoding alanine dehydrogenase, with the protein product MKIGVPKEIKPDESRVAITPAGVHAFVSNGHDVFIEKNAGVGSGISDEEYLSAGAKILDTAKEVFDISDMIIKVKEPQPSEYDYFKKGQVLFTYLHLAPDRELTDALLKKEIIGIAYETVQKDDGSLPLLIPMSEVAGRMSVTIGAYLLENINEGLGVVLSGVPGVEPAEVVIVGGGTVGTNAAKAAVGIGAHVTILDVNASRLAYLDDIFSGRVTTLMSNPYNIAQYAKKADLLIGAVLIPGAKTPKLVTEDMVKNMKKGAVIVDVAIDQGGSVETIDRITTHENPYFVKYGVVHYSVANIPGAVPRTSTFALTNVTIPYALQIANKGYKKALLENKELLRGLNVYYGKVTYKAVADAHGIEYFDPSEVLT
- a CDS encoding ABC transporter substrate-binding protein, whose product is MKRISVIFAILILLSLVLSGCNKTASSDNVIKIGANFELTGTMAAYGASSMNGINLAVDEINNSGGVLGKKIKIVSVDNKSDVGESTNVATKLINQDKVVAIIGTTATPTSLGMVNVVTDSKIPMIATTATNPKVTVNPNTGKVRKYVFRACFIDPFQGKVNADFAYNTLKAKTAVIYIDDKSDFSKGLAKVFEDNFVKLGGKILDKEAYVQGDNDFRSTLTKIKGVNADILFLPGHYAEVGKIIKQAREMGINSPILGGDGWDSPDLVKIAGSSAMNNTFMSNHFIASDNDPKVQDFVKKYKDKYGVEPDSRAVLAYDATNILAAAIKNANSTKADDIVKALENLKDFVGINGPIKFDKNHDPIKSAVIVEFKDGKQIFKAKVNP
- a CDS encoding MFS transporter, with the protein product MYLKRLFKPYMGLPKEIYIIFISKVINALGCFVMPLLTLILTDKIGLSKEAAGFYISISGFIFLPASIIGGKLADTYGRKIVIAVFDGFAAILYIITGFIGPSMTMVYLIMLAEACMTAANPAHDSLVADMTTPKNRKSAYSLLYMGWNTGFAVGPIVGGLLFKNHLPLVFIGDAGTALVALFLIIFFVKETIHNTEKGIEDKERVLEKSEEGSIISVILKRPILIYVALILFGYNFVYAQWSFMLPMQVMEAYKDAGAKYFGMMSGLNGIVVMFFTPLITKLTEGANELKRMVYGGILYTIGFGMLGFVDILPFFFLSTFIFTLGEIVLAISTSPFIANRTPASHRGRMNAVIPMILGAGHTVGPLVMGIALKYIDIKAGWMILGAFVFTATLMMYGLEKHDERKIVKFKAVETKLG